gCAAGACTGGACATTTTGCAGATAAATGTCCCAAAAGagccaaaaaattgaaaaagaagcttAATTAGTTGGACATTGATAACCATGATAAAAAAGAACTATTTCGACTCCTAGAAATAGCCTCGTCTTCATCATCGGATGTCCTTGAGTTCAGTTCTAGTAATTTAGAATATcaccctgaaactgaaactCCTGATCCTTCTGATCCAAAGCTGGGTTGCAACTGTGATAGTACTTGTTGTAAGTCTCCTAGTAAGACAATTAACGTCTTAACAAAGGCAAGAGGAGTAGGCCTTGAATATCAGTTATTCGTCAGACTCATTGGCTTGGgtcattttgaagaaaatctgactatttcaagttttaaatcaagatcttgaaaatttctttcaattaaatcaatatcCTTTTCTTCAGAGGATTCATCGTTAGATGACTCTTCTGTGGTTTCAACAAGAACAACTTCTTTTTCATTGCTATTTAAAGCACAAGTAAAAGGCTGTTCTTTCTTATGATCAGCAAtcatttgatctattttttccAAAGTTTTGACTTGAGGggttttaaaatcaatttttggccGTTCTTCTGGCAAAAttatcaaaggtttttcaatttttttctttgaactcAGGGTAGGGGTTGTggaacaacaaaataaataaaatgaaaagtagtaattgtaataattagataccAGATTGGATATGAAACCAAACACAGCGGaaatcctcctccttggacagGAACCCATACTGATCTAGTAAGGAAAATCAAGACACATGTTAAAATTCTTCCGTGCCTTGGAATCCCTACTTctattcatttaaaattcttGAAACAGATGCCTCaaacattggttatggtggcattctgaaacaatgtgtttcaccaggctcttctgaacaaattgttcgcttccattctgGAGTCTGGAACtctgcacaagaaaaatatagtactattaaaaaagaaattttatctatggtactatgtatttctaaattccAATCtaatttacttaataaaaaattcctAGTAAGTATTGATTGCAAAAGTGCATTAATACTTAGTCAGATAGCAGAGTCGGGTTTTGGCCTTCCATCTATTGTTGCAtctattgctctgataccaaacgCAGCAGAATAGATAGAaagactgaagaagaagagaatgaaggGGAGCAAGTAATCAGATCAGAGTATGCACAATAATATACAGGCGGTTAAACCGaccatatttatatatgcaaaacaaaatagaaaccaagaacaaaataacattaacataaagtTTAGTAAAATTACAAAGCTTTCAAAACAGATAGTGCAGATTTGCACTTACAGAAATTGAAACAAGTTGAGAGCAAAATATGGtaagagagaaagaagatggtaagagagatggaagatagAATGAAGCGAGTGAGCTCTCCCTAATTCTGAAgcaaggttctccttttatagcacAATGAGTTCTtgtttacaataattaaagagaacAGTGAAAGTAGATTTGTGAGTGAACAGTAAATACTGTTTAAGGACGGGTATAGTTTGGTTGTCGAACTCAGATCTGAGGTAAACAACCTCAGatctgaaaatgaagttttaaaacaagaatttttgttgtttaaaatagacaaacaacttgatcaagatATTCCTTCTGACAATGAACAAACAAATTATTCTGGTTCAAGCCAAAATAATGTGGCTACTGACGACCAGATATGTTTAATCTGTCAAACCATTCCTCCCAAATGATTTTCAAGGGTTACTATTGTTATTTCACATGATTTTCATTAATCTGTAGTTGCTATGATTGACTCCGAATCAGACCTGAATTGTATTCAGGAAGGATTAATCCCTAACAAATACCCAATGTTTTTTGGTATAGAAAGAAACACATCGTTTCTCTTCCCTATATCAAaagttttgatgaaaaaaatatttcgacTAAAACCAATGCTATTAAGATGAATACCAAGACTTTAGAATTTTGCCAAAAAGAAATTGCAAATCTTCTTGACAAAAGGATAATTATACATAGCAAGTCCCCATGGTCTTGTCATGCCTtctatgtccagaaaaatgTTAAGTTAGAACGAGGAACCCCTCGACTAGTCATTAATTACAAACATTTGAACAAAGTCTTAGAATGGATTAGGTACCatattccaaacaaaaatgacTTAATTCATAGTCTGAGTGATGCAATAGTCTTCTTCAAGTTTGACCTAAAATTCGGATTTTGGAAAATCCAGATAGCAGTCGTATTTGAAGAAAATCTTTGACATATACAGGCATCTATTTGGAATAAGGTACCTAATCCGATCGTGTGGAGAGCaaggtttacaaaattattctgataaataatcttttttgtttcgtTTATAACCTTGTCCTTCTCAGGATCTCTGGAACACAATCTCAGGGATTTTAAAAGGAGAAACAACTACTTCTGATCCTTTAAAAGGAATAAATACTGTCTCTAAAGGCGGATGACTGGCTTGAATGACAGTCTTGCTTTCTTCCTTGGCAAAATcagttttaacaacatttaaagtatttttataaatatagtaattttcaacaaaatcaaagaaaagaatatGCCTTTGGagtttattcatttcttatttctatttacGTTTGACGCATTGCTTTTCAATTTGTGAAAATTTCAGATGATAAGTTCTTCACTTATCATGGTTTTCATAAGATTCAAAATCTTTGAAAAAGGCAACCAAATCAAATTAAATGGTTTGTTTAAAACAGTTAAACTATGATGTACAAGAGCAACAGAAGCAACCATATCTGAAGCTGTGAGAGATACAGAagaattatctttttttttttatataattttttattttactttgtgattaagaaagtattttcttaataatattttaaatttattttattttttttaaatattaaaaaatctatataaaaaattatttaaacaaaacaaatataaaataatactacagcttccagcgggagctcccgcTAGGGGTTGTAGCATCACCCTAATAagaaagaataatgctagagaccccgctgggggctcctgtatttttttatatgttttttttttgttttttgttttatatagatttttttaataattttaaatatttaaaaaaaataaaaaaaattattaaattattaaattattaaaaaacactttcttaatcacgaagtaaaatatttattttacttcgtgattaagaaagtattttttaacgattcttttttttttactttctggttaagaaagtattttttaatgatgttttaaatttattttatttttttaaaatatttaaaagtattaacaaatatgtatataaaaaataacttaaaaaaacatatgaaaaaaCACTATGTTAGAGCTAGCGGGAACTCCtagcggtggctctagcatcatcctttataaaaaaaattcataatattattaaacaatactttcttaatcgtgaagtaaaataaaaaatatttttttataatttttattttacttcgtgattaagaaagtattttttaatatatttttttaactttttgattaagaaagtatttttaataatgttttaaatttattttatatttaaaaaatattaaaaaaatttatataaaaaacaacttgaaaaaaaaaaaacatataaataataaatacatgctGCACCACCCCAACGGGAGCTGTAGCACTACCCTAAACCAATAGATGTTCGGAGCCCACTGGGTTCgtataattttatcaaacttAATGGTCTATATCAGATCAGATCGGGCTTATAACTCAAATCATATTCTCTTGTGCAATTTGTAAATAAATCTGCTCTGCAACGTATTATTTATTGTAAAGTCcattatattctaataaatttttaaattccaCGTTAACGGTTTACTTGTATatcaattaaaaagaaaaacttgcaAATAGATTTATTCATCATATTCGATATCCAATCAACTAACACTAACAGTCCTCGATTTTAAAATCTAACTTGTGACTTGCCCTCTTATATATGTCCTGATATgatcttaaccattaaaaattaaaagagggaATAAATTACAATACATGTTTTAATTGGGAGTTTAATGACAACATTGATAATTTTGAGCTCACGTTGAAAAATTAATGGTAGTTTGAAGAGTAAGGGTATAATTTTATGGAATggttaaatattctttttacccAAAACTTtttaggtattttacaaaatacttaACAAACTCAAACAACACCAAAACTAGcttatatttcttaattttcgcGGTCTTAAAAGGTCAGTATTTGAATGAGAGGGCGCCATTTGACAGAAAGTGATaatttgaatagaaaaatactatGAACCTATAAAAGTGACCAATAAAAGTAACCAAttgacttttttaatttttttacttaatggttaagaaaatgaatattaatgaattgatatttttttctattttttaaaaatgtttaaagatatataaaaaattattaaaaagagaggaagaaaaaaaaagtgcatttgcCCTTATAATATGCAATACGAAAGTTTTTGGTTATTAAAGGACCCAGAAGGTTTTATCCAATGGGAGATtagggaaaataaaaacatttgaCGAAAAATTAGCATCTTGACGGATAAGAGTAGAAACTTAAGCCAATGGACAGGGATGATGAACATGAATCTCACCTCCTAAGCACCTTGCTTATAGAGATTCCTATTCATGGCCTCTCGTCTCTACCAAACTATATGGGAGCAGGTCTCTGGTACCGATCTATACGTTCTCCCTTCTTAAATATGCCCACTAACTTCATGCCAATCAAAGACATTCGATTTATGCCTAATCACCTTGAGGATTGGTGAGCATAGATATTATAAGTAGAGCATGTGCTCTACTGCAATTATGAATCAAAATTACTCATCCAAAGCAAGTTTTAACTGATATAAGGACCAATGAGTTTTATTGGTCGACTGATACACATATGCCCATAGACATAAATGCAAATTTCGAGAGAAGAAACATTTCAGCATGCAGTCTAGACATAATGGCAACTTACATTTACCAAATCCCGATACTCTTAGAAAAGTCTTTATAACATCAAACAAGAGGTGgcaaataacaataaacatagTACACAATCTCTGAAAACATGGATTTAACCTTACACGAGAGGGGGGTATTGCTTTGCCTGCTGTCGGACTCGTTTCTTATACTCTGCAGTGTCCTGTTGAGAGTTGCATAAGAATATAActcaagaaagaaatggagagaaCCAAAAGTGAGCCCtatacatatttaattttaaaccagGTCAAATTCTCTGCACTTAAACCCTACTGTCCTACATTCAGCAACCACAGATACTGAGAGAATCAGTATGATCAGCAGAAAGAAATGTTCCTGGTTTACCATATCACCCAGTCATATAGTATCTCATTAGGCAAGGAGGGCTTTGCATTTAGACAACGCAGATGTACATCACTACTACACCTGTTTTGCCTcattgaaagaaatgaaagggcCCTTTCTATATCCTGCTGAGATAGCATGTGACTGGACCTGATGATGCACAACGGCTTATTGAAAACAGGCGCTTCGCTTCGAGTTAGCGAAGCGCTATAGTAGTGCCACATAACAAAGCAGAAGTTCAGAAAGTACTTTCAGCCATTTATACCTGGATGTAGAGGTGATACCCTTCCGTCTGTGCAGGATCAGCTGGATTTGGTAGGTCAAGCAAATCCTGAATTCCCACAAGGATTTGCTTTACAGTTATGGCAGGTCTCCACCCCTGCATATACCACAAGATTTGCCATCTTATGCCAGGGCCTTAATGTTATGGCTGGGCTCCAGCCCTAAAGATAAACTAGCTTCAAATTGTCAATAGCAGCATAAGGTACTTACACTATCCTCATTAAGAATAGATAGACAGACAGTTCCAGATGGGTAGACATTAGGGTGGAAGAAACCTTGAGGGAATTTGCATTTAGGGGGCTTACTAGGGTAGTCTTCACTGAAGTGGAGTGTCAGTGGGAAGTAACCACCCTCCCAATCAGTCTGCAAAATCACGAGTGGAAAGATAAAAGGTCATGACATTCACCATAGAAAAACATGGTTATAAcggaaaataatttgaatattcaTTTGGTTCAAATTTAAAGTTCAAACAAGGGATCTTCTGAGTCCTTAATCTCATCTTGTGTTTGAATTCACTCATAAGCCTACAATACAATCTTGATTTTGACATGCTCCCTATTACACTACACTAATATCATTAACCACACCGTCATTGGAAGGGGGCTGTTGTCATatgtatttttccaaatttggaaatttttgagtttattctttgaAACCCACATTACATCTTCCACAAAGGCAAATCCTGACCAACATTGAAGATCAAGTCACAGCACTTCTACAATTAAAACAGTTTCAATGAGTTGGTGGTTTGAGTCATTTCCATTGTATTCAGCAGCAGGATTGTATTCAACAAACCCATCACAAAATAACTAAGCATCTTTaggatattttaaaataaagatggGTCTAgagtttttttcataatatttggAGCCTTGGGActgttttcttcaatttgaatAAATCATTTGTGTGTTAATTTTGCAGATCAAAATAAGGAGTCCAAGAATCAATAAATAGTCATTATTGTACACTAATGAAACCAGACTTTCAAATGATGGAATTGTGAGTTTTTTCCAATATAGAGGCATCATTGCCAATTGTGTGCTAATCATTATCATCAGTACACATCATAATTCTCTTCGTGCTACTTTCTATAAAGCGCCTTGTTCTCTTCACTTTTCTCTACTTTCCCCaatataataacaatttttCTTCTGAATATATCCATTGTCCAAACAGCCCAAAGCCCTTAACTATCTGCTGTCCAGAATATGAGAAATCTTGATATCTGCTGCCATTAATTATCTGCTGGACATTGACACGCCTAAGTGaacctttatttttataagaacacCTACGTGAGCttttgaaatgagaaaagaaaccaaaagaaCAAATGAAGAGTAAAAGACACAAAGATGAGAAAAATCATCAGACACCTGCAAAGCAGCTTGTTTTATCGTAGACAATTTTAGggacttttttttctttttgttgacaAGTTAGACAATTTTAGGGACTTGGAGAAAACTAATGAGGAAAAGCTAGAAATTCATTCCATTATGCCAGAATCTTCATTTGGTACGTGTTTTCAAGAACCATTTTGTTTTGGGGTGCTTTGTTACTATAGCTCTTGAGAGTGTATGGTAAGTGTTTCATGAAATGTAATGTagggaaaatttgagaaaaaatatttttaaaaaatggatgGTGGATCTCCCCCTCCACTGCAGCTTGTGCAGTGGCAGCACTCAGGGAGGGGAAAGATATTTCCCTCCTCTGCGGCTCATGCAGGTGTTGGTTTTCAAGAACCAAATGTAGCCTAATGTTCCAACAAATCCTCTAAGTCTATATTTCAAAGACCAACACCAATATTAGACTTCCATCAGTTGATTCAGTTCTCAAATAATATAGCACCAATCATTTTTCTGCAGAGAAAAGCTGAAATATCTATCAAAGAATGAAATCCCTGCCAGGGTATACACACAAGGAAATGAACCTCAAATTAAAACTACATGAGGCAGCTCAGTTAAGTACAAAAATAGGAACAAGTACTTTGATAAAATGCTGTAAACCACAAGAGATATATGCAAGtcaatatatatgaaatgtaaTGACGAAAATCATATGTATTAAACACTCCTTAAGGTTTTCCACTTCATTTTTGGCGGCGACTTTCCCATAATATAGCTCAAACCTATAGGTTAAACTGAAAGGAAGCTCAAACTTGAGCACACACCGTAAAGCAAGCAACTCCATTTTCTCACATTATCCATACTGAGTTTATCCATTCATCCAGCACCATAGCCCAGAATAACTGGAATTCCAAAATTTAAATCTTCATTTTGATCTTGGTCAGGCTTACTTTAGATGGAATTTCAACCTTGCTAACTCATTCAATGAACTTACTTTTTTTAAGATAGGACCAAATCGCAATTCACTGTAACTGTTCCTGCCAATCACACCTATTAATCCAACAACCATGTAAACATCTTGAGCACAGTTCTTAATACAATACACCTAGTTGTAAGTTATTACTTCACCGTCTCGAATTGGGAGTCTTGGTCTGAGATGGAACTTTATGAAGAAGAAATAGTATACCATCTTTACCACAACGGCCAAAATGCACACGAGcgttcaaaattaattaatattattttgggacatgtgggAAGGAACAAGTGCGTAGAGTTCCCTCACTCCAACTTGACTGTCTTGCTTTCCTTTCTGTGTGTGGAAATTCCAAATTGAGTGTACATTTTCAAAAAACCAAGACAAATACATATGATTATTAGAGAGTAAAAACAACCTAAGAGTGCCAAACAATAACAGGAAAAATGCACAAATTAGGGTTCAAAAAATGAgggtgaagaagaagatgaagagctTACGCCAGGCTTGCCAGGGATAGTGCAATGCCACACCATCAAATTAACTGTACCATCGGGCAGAGTCTCTGGTTTCGCAACAAAACCCTAGATTGCAAAAACAGAAACCACTAAATAAAaaccaaattcaaataaaagatatatatcGAAAGGAATTTCATAGAGAACTAACAAATACAAGATATTAGATAGAAATAGAGCGTTGTACGGACATGTGGATGGTTCTTACGCCAAGCCTTTCGCTCCTCGGCAAGTCGACCACGAGCAATACCTCCAGACATGTCTCTCAcaatccctctctctcctttctctctctctctctctctctctctctaaaacatACTCTGGCTTCGCTGGCGGAGTATTTAAAGAGAGAGTGAGCAAATCCGGTTCGTCTTCCTCGGTTCCGATTCTGCCCCGGGCAAGGACTTTTGGCGTGCGGGAACTTGGAGGAATGTACGGCCCAGATCTCATCAAGGCCGGTAGGGTACTGCAAATAGGCTGACATTTTTGTCCCTTTATGTTTTCCTCctccattaataaaaaaataataataataactaaaaattgacaaaaaattgacaaaaaagTCAGCTATTCTCGCTTAAGAATCACGCCACTGTGTGTGCCTACACGTAACCCACGTTTTTAGTCCACCCCTAGTTTAGGGGTAGCAATATCTGATAAGATttattaattcaataaaaatatgaaataataataaaaattttgaatttaattttaatagattTAGATCAAAATGAATTAACCTATTAAGACATAATTGTTTAACAAGTTGATAACGGATCAACTCGTTTTGATCTGTTATGACCCGAGGTggctcaatacaaattgaggcCTAAGGTAAAATTTAAGTGAATTGttcgtaattataatataataaaatataaattattatataaaaatttttaataaaatgagatttttttaaaaatctttaaatacaatttttgtgaatttatatttacaacaacttaaaatgatgCCTCAATGCAAATTTCGTGCCTCAATTTaacaaaatctttaaaaaaacagaaactCTACTCTCAAGCCGGTCTAACTCCCACTCCACACACCTGCTGATGTGGCAGACCCGGTCTCAAGTGTAAAACGGTCTACTCGCTAATTTCCTAACTCCCCGAAGGCACCCTCCATCGTCTCCCCCCTTTGAGTAAAATCTCCCGAAGGCACCCCCCCATCGTCTCCCCCCTCTATGCCCTAACTCCCAAACCCGAAATCTCCCCCCCAAATCGTGATTCGTCTCAAAGCTCCCTCCCCATCTTGGAAATCTAACTCCCGAAATCTCCCTCCCATCGTCTCCATCACTCCCTCTCCATCTCTGTACCCTAACTCCCGAACCCGAAATCTCCCCCCCATCGTGATTCGTCTCCATCGCTGGTCTACATCTGCGAACCCCCTCTGAAATTGCCGGTCAGCTCTCTTTCCAGCAGCTGCTCAGAGCCACATCGAGATCCCATACCAACAACACGGTACGATCCGAAACCCATGCCTTGAtgtttctcatttattttgctCAATTTTTTGTCAATAGCAGATTTCGCATACACCATTTTTGGATTTtcttgggtttgattttgttcatTTTAAGTGCATGCTTGTTGAAAGTGGATCTATGATCTGTGGGTGCCTTTGatgttatttttggttttttttttttttattttgtttgggtTTGTTTGGGTTCAATTGATTGATGTTATTTTCGTAGGTTATTGATTTTCATTGTTTGGGTGACATTGATTTCGTTCTGCTTGAGCTTTGTCGTCCCCTTCCTTTGTGCCAACAAGTTGATGCAGCGCTGTCCCTCTTACAGGTATAAGTCTCATCAACACTCCCTCTTACGAAGGTACTTATATTTTCCCGAATGTGATGTTTCGAAAAATGAACAAATTCTTGAAGAATCTGCACGATATGGGTACAGATTTGGTTAGGTTTTGGACGTGGGTTTTCTATAGGGTATTGATTTGGTGAGTTGTTTCTTTCAATTGGGTTTTCTAGAGGATACTGATTGGcattattgggttttttttttttaattctaaattagtTTGAACGccaaattaaaaagattttggGTCTTATTAGAGCTGCATGCAGCGTTCCATtgcatttttatattcatatgAATGATATGATCATCCTTAATTTGGACGAAACCTCCTCTGCCCTCCAAGGTCCCAAAGCTTGATTGTCACATTTTCCTTAGTAACTTTTCGCATATTGAATCCAACCTGGttttatagtattaataatccgttgttagaaaaaaaaactgttgtAAGATAACGAGATTAAAAAATTGTGCAACAATTTCTTCAAGGACAAGATACCTACAGTTGGAATCATGTCCTCACTGTAACCCCTTGTCTGGCAGACATAAAGGACTAATGTCAAAAGAAAGCAACTCACAAGTACCAGAATAAATAGCAGAGATTATGTTTACTCACAGCAATGGCATTAACAAGAGATGTCTTTCCTGCATTCTGAAGGCCAACGAGAGAAAGTTCCATTTCCTGTTTAAAGAATAAGCTGATACACAGGCACacagtaaaaggaaaaaacttcaATTATTGCAGCACCCAATTATAGTAGAAAATCCAAATATTGAATGCAaccttttctatatttttataagtaagagagGTGAATACAACATTTTCCATTGCATTGATCATACCAATTATGAACGATAGAAGTATTAGTATCACTTTGTATCCTATGTTAACCATATATGGGATTATTGTAATGATCATGCAGGAAGAATATAAGGATATGTTATAATTTTGGAGCAGGTTTTTATCTGTTTGGAACTTGTAATTAAATGGAATTTGAGATTGTTTGTAGAAAGTAGAGTGGGTAGGTGCAAGCCTAACTGTTTGTAGGGTTGTGTTGTGTATATTGATTTACATATTGACATACTTGAGTGGATTATGACTGGTGTTATTGAAAAGGTGCTAGCCTCACTGAAATGCAAAGTgccaaaatttttgttttggttcagTTATTGTAAGACAATTTTGAGGGTAAACTTAGCTATTACAATTGCACACACATGGAATCCCTTATTGTGAACAAACAACCTCAATGCTTGGGCTGGGTGCATTCCTTCTTGCATATCCATATGTTCATGCAGGATTCTTCAACCCTTTCCAGTTGGTGCCACATGCACATGGAACCCAGTCTATTTGGCCAGGGTATTGAAGGAAAATAGgacacatgatttttttgtgcTCTCATGTCCATGACTTTTTTGGTTCAAGTTCAGCTTTCTTCAGCTTTCATGTGCAGGCATATAATTTGTAAAGTGCAATAAAGTGCAATGTCTTCatcacaatcacaatcacattcatcatcttctttgaaAAATGCTCCAATATGTTTATGCGGATCGATTGCACATCTCAAAGTCTCAAACACCTCGAGAAATCCAAGAAGACCTTCTTTTACTTGTCCAAAGTACAACAAGAAGGTTATCACTAAAAACTTTTGTTATCTTACTTTTAATCTTCTACACTGTTTGGgctgaaatatttaaattttctccAATGATGTTGACAAGTTATTTGCCGCAGGGAAAGCCATACTGCAACTACTTTATATGGGCAGATTTTGAAGAAGGAAATGAAAGTTCCGTTGCCAAAAAAATAGAACTCCAGCAAAGAGAGGAAGAACTCGAAAAAAGAGAAGTTGTATTCCTAACAAGAGAGAAAGAACTCCAGTATGCCAGGGAAGAGATtcagaaaagagagaaagacatCCAAAATAGAGTGTTGGTTCTACTTAATGATCGGGAAGAGCTTCAAAgccaaattaaagatattagtCATGCACGCATGCTACTCTGCGTGTATTGGGGACTTTCAATTCTAATCTCATATTGTTTGTTGCGATCAAGTTTGTGTTAGGGACTTGTTGTATGTTGTTAAGTTTGTTAGTGTTTCAGTGTAGCAAGACTGGTGACTTGTAAACATTCTACATTAATATGCAGTTTTGTTAAAGTTGTAATGTGCAGTTTATGTTGCAACTGTACCAAACTTATGATCATTTCAATAGAATGTATTTTTCCACAAATTTTATGTTGTATTAGTAAGCTTGATTATGTGGCAGCTGCTCTTTTCAGTATATTAATAAAGTGGAAAACTATTGTTGCTTGTATTGTTTTACTACATTGCTTTGAGATGACACATATATTGTTAATCAGGGCTAAAGTCACTACCATGAGCATACAAAAACATGCCCAAACTACATAACAGTcttctaaaatttataaaaatat
This window of the Juglans regia cultivar Chandler chromosome 12, Walnut 2.0, whole genome shotgun sequence genome carries:
- the LOC108985759 gene encoding SUMO-conjugating enzyme SCE1, producing the protein MSGGIARGRLAEERKAWRKNHPHGFVAKPETLPDGTVNLMVWHCTIPGKPGTDWEGGYFPLTLHFSEDYPSKPPKCKFPQGFFHPNVYPSGTVCLSILNEDSGWRPAITVKQILVGIQDLLDLPNPADPAQTEGYHLYIQDTAEYKKRVRQQAKQYPPLV